GCGGTTCAGGGCGAAGGCGACGCCGCCGATAACGACGACAGCCAGGGCTCCGAGCCCGACCCAGAGGCCGGTGTTTCCGTCGGAGCTTTCAACCTGGGCGGACTGGACACTGTCGACGGTCAGGAAGCCCCAGTAACCGGCCTGATTGGCGATGATGCCGTTCTGTTCCGGCTGAAGCGTGAAGCCGGTGAAACGGTCGGAACGGTAAGCCTCGAGGGAGCGCGGATACCAAAGGGTGATCTGAGCCGCGTCCGTGTAATGCATCCGGAGCATGTCATGAACAATGGAGGCACGTTTTTCGGCATCGAGTTCTGAGTGCTGTTCCGCGAACATCCGGTCAAATTCCGGGTTGCAGTAGCCATCCTGGCTGGTTGCCCCGTTGCCTTCGGCGTCCGGACGCGAAGCGCAGGTGTTTATACCCAACTGGTAGTCGGGATCCGGATTCACACTCCACCCCGTGAAGTACAGATCGTAGTCACCCTTGGCGGTCTTGTCCGAGATGGTATCGGAGTCGGTCGACTCCACAACAAGCGCGATGCCGATGTCTTTCATCCAGGGAACGAGGTATTCGGACATTGACTGCTCGTTGGAGCTGGCCGCGTCCACGAGCAGCCGCAGTTCGAGCGTTTCGCCGTTCTTGGAACGTATTCCGTTGCTGTCCGCAACCCAACCGGCATCGTCGAGAGTTTTCTTGGCAACCTCTGGATCGAACCCCACAATGGCGCTGTCATCGTTCGGCAGGTGCCACTGGGCGAAGGCGGAGGGGATGAAGCTGGTTGCAGGGGTGCCGTAGTCGCCGAGCACCTGTGTCAGCAGGGATTCGGTGTCGATGCCCAAACGCATGGCCTCGCGCACCGCCTTGTCCTGCAGGCCGGTGTGGCCGGTTCCGTAGGCGACACCTTCCGGGGTTTCGGAGCCGGAATTGATCCCGATGCCGGTGAAGCGGCGGCCTTCCCCGGCCTGGGTGGTGATGTTTGCTTCATTTTCCAAGGCCTTGAACTGCGTGGGCGTTAGGCCTGTGACGAAATCGACCTCTCCTGCGCGCAGGGCCTGCAGCTGGGCGTCCGAGTTCGTGTAGTAGACGTACTGGATTGCACCAATATTCGGCGCCCCCCGCCAGAAATTGGGGTTCGCCTTCAGATCGATCGACTGGTTCGCCTGGTAGCTTTCCAGCAAGTAGGGTCCGGAGCCGACTACGTCCTTGTCGTTCGGATAGGTGGTGGGATCGGAGATTTCCGACCAGACATGTTCCGGGACAACGGGGATCTCGGTTCCCGGGTTCGGGGCCTGGGGGGTCTTGAGGTTGATCACGACGGTCTTGTCATCGGGCGTGTCAATGGATTCAAAGTTCGAAACCAGGTTGCCGTTAGCAGTGCCCATGGCAGGAATGGTCATCATCTGCTCGTATGTCCATTTAACGTCCTCGGAGGTGATTGGTTCCCCGTCGGACCACTTCAGCCCGTCATTCAGCGTGAAGGTCCATTGCATTCCGTCCGGGGTGGATTCCCAGTCCTGTGCGAGGCCAGCCGTTGGAGAGCCGTCCTTGGCATCATTCTGGACGAGGCTTTCGTACATGTAACGGATGGAATTAGTCGGCAATAAGTAGATCGACGTAAATGGGTTGAACGAGTCCACGAACCCCGCGGTGGCAATCCGGAAGGTTTCGTTACCCTCGGCAGCGGGTGCCGTTTCAGCTGCCAGCGCCGGTGTGGCAGCGCCGCCCATGCTTCCCGCCACCAGAGCCAGTGACGCCGTGGCCATTTGGAATGAACGAACCCATTTGGGTCGGCTTTTTGCGGAAGATCCCATATGTATCGTATTCCTTCGTTTTTGTCTGGCGCCCTACGCCGTGCGCTGGTCCCGTCTCTGGAGAATATAGGAGGGGGTGGTGAAGTCAATAGAACGCGTCCAGTTAAGCAGAACCGCCAATTTGCGGTAGAAAAGCCAGCATTCTGACAAATGATGTAGATGTCGAGAAAACATTTTGATAACTCACAAGCTCACCCTCAGCTGATTTCGGCGCCTTCGGCAGTGCCTGCGGCGTCGGATTTCATTCCTCAATGAAGCATTGATGCGGAATTGTTACTGGGAACTTACGGAACCTATCCAGACTCCAAGGCATGAAAACGCCCGCTGGGCGCCTGATTCTTCCAGGCAGCTGAGCCCGTACCCGCAAGCCGCCCGGGGCACTTGCGGGCCCGGTTAGACAGCAGTGGAAACGGTTTCCTCGCACTGCCGGCGGGGAAGGGCGGGTGTATTGCCAGTGACACTTGGCCCACCGGCGGCATGGGCGCGCTGCGGCACGATGAACTATCAGTCAGAATGGACTCATGGCTATCTCCATTCCCGCGCTTCCGTTCCAGGCCCTTCCCGCCGAACCCGCACCGCCAACCGGCCTCTCGGCCCCGTGGATCAAATGGACGGCATTCGGGGCCGGAATGGGGGCGGCGGCAACCGCTGCGCTGTTCGCTGCAACGTCCGGTCTGGGAGTGTATTTCGCCCGCCAAGTAGTCACCCCGCGCCGGACCCGGGATGCGAACCTGCAAATCCTGGCCGTCATCGATTCCGAACACGGCAAGCAGGTCATTCTGCCCGCCAACGAAGACACCACCGTTGACGGCACCTACAGCCTGTTTTTCGACGGCGGTGCCGGCCACGCCCGGATCGGCGCCATCCGCTCCTACGAGCCGCGGGAAGGCACGGTGCAGCGGGATGTCGAAGAAATCTACAGCGGCGACCTGCTCAAAGCCGTGCGCGGCTGGTGGAGCGGCGCCATCTACGAATCGCCCACCTCCGTCGGGCTGGCCGAAGAGGAAGTGAACATTGCCGTGGACGGCGGGCTGGCGCCGGCCTGGCTGGTGCGGGCCGACGCCGACGCCGCCACCTGGGCGATCATGGTCCACGGCCGGGGGGCCCAGCGCACGGAGGGCCTGCGTGCCGTCCGCACCGCGCGTGAGGCGGGAATGACGAGCCTGCTCATTTCCTACCGGAACGACGGCGACGCCCCCTATGCCTCCGACGGCCGGTACGGGCTGGGCCTCACGGAGTGGCACGACGTCGAATGCGCCATCCGCTACGCGCTGGCGCACGGGGCCAAGGACGTTGTGCTTTTCGGCTGGTCCATGGGCGGTGCCGTCAGCCTGCAGGCGGCCGACCGGTCACCGCTGCGCCGTCACATCCGCGCGCTGGTGCTCGACGGACCGGTGATCAACTGGCTCGATGTGCTCAGCCACCACGCCCGGCTGAACCGGATTCCGGTGCAGTCCGGCCGTCTGGGACAGTGGCTGATCTCCAATCCGGCAGGCCGCGCGCTGACCGGTCTGGCTGCGCCGCTGGACCTCAAGAGCATGGACTGGGTGTCTCGAGCCGAGGAAATCCGGATCCCCACCCTGATTCTGCACAGCGAGGACGACGAATTCGTGCCGTTTGGCCCCTCGGCTGAGCTGGCGGAGAAAAACCCGGGCGTGGTGACGTTCGAGCGGTTCTCCAAGGCCGGTCACACCAAGGAATACAACGTTGACCCGGAGCGGTGGGAGACCACGGTCCTGGTCTGGCTGAACAACGTTCTGGGCCGCACCCGGCATCCCGCAGAGCGCCGGGCGGACACGCCGAAGGGCTAAGAGCTGCTCAGCTCTTGGGTCCCGCGATAGGGGCCGAGAGTGCGGAGGTCAGCCGGATCAGGTCAAACGGTGACAGTCCGATTTGGAAGCCCCGCCGGCCGCCGGAGACGTAGATGGTGTCCAGCAGCTCGGCGGAGGAATCGATTCCGGCGGCGCTGGGATGGCGCTGCCCCAGCGGTGAAATGCCGCCCACAACGTAGCCGGTGCGCCGTTCGGCCTCTGCCCGGTGCGCCATGCTGGCCTTCCGGGCGCCCATCAGTGCGGCGAACTTCTTCAGGTCCAGGTTGTACGCCACCGGAACCATGGCCACCGCCAGCCGTCCGCCGAGGTCCACCATGAGTGTCTTGTACACGGATTCCGGCGGCAGCCCAAGTTTGTCCGCGGCCTCCAGACCGTACGACGGCGCATCGTGGTCGTGCGTGTAGCTCAGTGTCTCGTACGGAACTTTTGCGGCGTCGAGGACCCGGGTTGCCGGCGTCGCACTTCCTGATGTCTTTCCTCGACCCGCCATGGTTATGCCTGCTTTCCGCTGTCCGCAGCGTCCCTGGATGCTGCATCCTGCTCGAGCCGGCGCTTGATGCGTCCGAGCATTGCTGACATTCCGCGCATCCGCAGGGGAGTGATGGCCCGGGTGAGCCCGAGCCGGTCCGGAACATCCGCCGGCACCGCGAGAATCTCAGCGGCCGGCAGTCCGTTCAGCCCCTCGTGGAGGACGCTGGCGAAACCGCGGGTGGTGGGAGCCTCCCGCGGTGCCGAAAAGAACAGCTGGACCCGGCGCTCGGGGGAGTCATCCACCTCGATGGTCAGGAACAGCGGCGACTGGCACTCAACGACCTGTTCGAGCAGTTCCGGGTGCTCGGCCAGCCGATCCGGCAGGGGAGGAAGGGTCCGCGAAAACTCCAGGAGCAGTTCCAGCCGCTCCACTTCTTCGAGGGCCTGGAAGTCCTCGATGATTTCGGCAAGCTGTGCCGGTACGGTCGGTAGTGCTGACGTGGTCATATGCTTCGTCTCTCCGCTGTGGTGCTGGTGCTTGGTGTGTTGTGCCGGTGCTGAGGTGCTGTGCTGCCGCGGCCTAGCGTGCTGCCGGAGCTTCTCCGGGTGCCTCGCCCTTAGCGATCGGAACCCGCACGGCGTTGCCCCATTCGGTCCAGGACCCGTCGTAGTTGCGGACCGAGTCGAAACCCAGCAGGTGCTTCAGTACAAACCAAGTATGGCTGGAACGTTCGCCGATCCGACAGTAGGCGACGACGTCGTCGCCCTCCCGGAGTCCGGCCTGGTCCTTGTACAGCGCCTCCAGCTCGGGCCGTGTGCGGAAGGTTCCGTCGTCAGCGGCAGCCTTGCTCCACGGCACCGATGCGGCGGTCGGGATGTGGCCGCCCTTCATGGCGCCCTCATCCATGTAGTCCGGCATGTGGGTGCGGTCGCCGGTGTATTCGGCGGGAGAGCGGACATCGATCAGCGGGCCCTTGCCCAGGTGCGCAAGGACGTCGGGCAGGTAGGCGCGGATCGGCGCATCGTTGCGTTCGACGACGGGATAATCAGTGGCCGCGACCTGCGGCTTGTCCGTGGTCAGCTCCCGGCCTTCCGCAATCCACTTGTCCCGTCCGCCGTCGAGCAGGCGAACGTCCTCGTGGCCGAAGAGGGTGAAGACCCACAGTGCGTAGGCTGCCCACCAGTTGCTCTTGTCGCCGTAAATGACGACTGTCGAATCGCGGGTAATGCCCTTGCGGGACATAAGCGACGCGAAAGACTCTCCGTCCACGAAATCTCGGGTATCGGTGTCATTGAGATCCGTATGCCAGTCGATTTTCCGTGCACCTGGAATGTGGCCCGTCTCGTAGAGCAGGATGTCTTCGTTTGATTCCAGGACCACCAGCCCGTCAGTTTCCAAGTTGTCGGCGAGCCACTGTGTGGAGACGAGCCGCTCGGGATGGGCATAGTCGGCAAACTTGGATGCGGTGTCCGGGGCAATCGACATGTATGTGGCCTCTTTCGGTTTCGGATCGGCCGCCGCGAAGGCGGCTGGCACGGGCTTACCTCTAGCCTAACGACGCGTGCGGACGAAAACTTCCGATGGTCTGCTGATGTCTCCGAACTTTGTGCCCGAACTTTTGTGCCCTGACTTTGTGCCGGGCTATTTGTGCCGGGCCATTTGCGCCGATGGCCGGACGGGCCCGCGCTCGCAGCTGAGCGCTTGTCCGGAATTCAATCTCAACGGGGACGTCCCGGAAATCCGGTGGCTGGGCCCTCTTGGCGTATCGTTGCAACGGCGGCAATTTTGCCGGCGGCAGATCTGGTACCACTGGCAGCACTACCGTGGGAACCTTTGACACCTATCAACATCGGATGGACGGATTGCGCACAGTGGCACAAGTGGAGCACCTTGCAGAGCGGACTCCCCAGGTCTCGACAGATGACCTGTTGAAGGGGTTCTTCCCTTCTCCGCGGTTCGGCTCAGTTTCCTTCGACAGCTACCGTCCGGATCCATCGCAGCCCTCCCAGGCGCATGCGGTGAGCTCGATGCGGAACTTTGCTGCCGCCGTCGACATTCCCGAGCCGACCGGTTTGCGCAGGCTCTTCGGCGCCAAAAAGCCCGATTCCAAGGCCGGGTTCTATTTGGACGGTGGGTTCGGCGTCGGCAAGACGCACCTGCTTGCCTCGCTGTGGCACTCGGTTGAGGGCCCCAAGGCCTTCGGAACGTTTGTCGAGTACACGAACCTGGTTGGTGCACTGTCCTTCCGCAAGACCGTGGATGCCCTGAGCACCTACAAATTGGTGTGCATCGATGAATTCGAGCTCGATGATCCGGGCGACACCGTTCTGATGTCCCGTTTGATGCGGGAGCTCGCTGATGCCGGCGTCAAGCTTGCTGCCACGTCCAATACCCTGCCCGGTTCCCTGGGCGAGGGGCGTTTTGCCGCCGTCGACTTCCAGCGGGAAATCCAGGTTCTGGCCGACCAGTTCGACGTCGTGCGCATTGACGGTGAGGACTACCGGCACCGCGGTCTGCCGCAGTCTCCCGATCCCGTTGCCGAAGACGAGCTCGAAAGCCGGGTTACCGCGGAGTTCAGCGGAAAGGTGGTGGCCGAGGACGATTTCACTGCCCTGATCAACCATCTCTCCACCGTGCACCCCAGCCGCTACCGTCAGCTCATTAGCGGTATCGACGCCGTCGCGTGGCACAACGTCGGC
This genomic interval from Arthrobacter sp. zg-Y820 contains the following:
- a CDS encoding ABC transporter substrate-binding protein; this translates as MATASLALVAGSMGGAATPALAAETAPAAEGNETFRIATAGFVDSFNPFTSIYLLPTNSIRYMYESLVQNDAKDGSPTAGLAQDWESTPDGMQWTFTLNDGLKWSDGEPITSEDVKWTYEQMMTIPAMGTANGNLVSNFESIDTPDDKTVVINLKTPQAPNPGTEIPVVPEHVWSEISDPTTYPNDKDVVGSGPYLLESYQANQSIDLKANPNFWRGAPNIGAIQYVYYTNSDAQLQALRAGEVDFVTGLTPTQFKALENEANITTQAGEGRRFTGIGINSGSETPEGVAYGTGHTGLQDKAVREAMRLGIDTESLLTQVLGDYGTPATSFIPSAFAQWHLPNDDSAIVGFDPEVAKKTLDDAGWVADSNGIRSKNGETLELRLLVDAASSNEQSMSEYLVPWMKDIGIALVVESTDSDTISDKTAKGDYDLYFTGWSVNPDPDYQLGINTCASRPDAEGNGATSQDGYCNPEFDRMFAEQHSELDAEKRASIVHDMLRMHYTDAAQITLWYPRSLEAYRSDRFTGFTLQPEQNGIIANQAGYWGFLTVDSVQSAQVESSDGNTGLWVGLGALAVVVIGGVAFALNRRKSAGDRE
- a CDS encoding alpha/beta fold hydrolase — its product is MAISIPALPFQALPAEPAPPTGLSAPWIKWTAFGAGMGAAATAALFAATSGLGVYFARQVVTPRRTRDANLQILAVIDSEHGKQVILPANEDTTVDGTYSLFFDGGAGHARIGAIRSYEPREGTVQRDVEEIYSGDLLKAVRGWWSGAIYESPTSVGLAEEEVNIAVDGGLAPAWLVRADADAATWAIMVHGRGAQRTEGLRAVRTAREAGMTSLLISYRNDGDAPYASDGRYGLGLTEWHDVECAIRYALAHGAKDVVLFGWSMGGAVSLQAADRSPLRRHIRALVLDGPVINWLDVLSHHARLNRIPVQSGRLGQWLISNPAGRALTGLAAPLDLKSMDWVSRAEEIRIPTLILHSEDDEFVPFGPSAELAEKNPGVVTFERFSKAGHTKEYNVDPERWETTVLVWLNNVLGRTRHPAERRADTPKG
- the ybaK gene encoding Cys-tRNA(Pro) deacylase, which produces MAGRGKTSGSATPATRVLDAAKVPYETLSYTHDHDAPSYGLEAADKLGLPPESVYKTLMVDLGGRLAVAMVPVAYNLDLKKFAALMGARKASMAHRAEAERRTGYVVGGISPLGQRHPSAAGIDSSAELLDTIYVSGGRRGFQIGLSPFDLIRLTSALSAPIAGPKS
- a CDS encoding SufE family protein translates to MTTSALPTVPAQLAEIIEDFQALEEVERLELLLEFSRTLPPLPDRLAEHPELLEQVVECQSPLFLTIEVDDSPERRVQLFFSAPREAPTTRGFASVLHEGLNGLPAAEILAVPADVPDRLGLTRAITPLRMRGMSAMLGRIKRRLEQDAASRDAADSGKQA
- a CDS encoding sulfurtransferase; the encoded protein is MSIAPDTASKFADYAHPERLVSTQWLADNLETDGLVVLESNEDILLYETGHIPGARKIDWHTDLNDTDTRDFVDGESFASLMSRKGITRDSTVVIYGDKSNWWAAYALWVFTLFGHEDVRLLDGGRDKWIAEGRELTTDKPQVAATDYPVVERNDAPIRAYLPDVLAHLGKGPLIDVRSPAEYTGDRTHMPDYMDEGAMKGGHIPTAASVPWSKAAADDGTFRTRPELEALYKDQAGLREGDDVVAYCRIGERSSHTWFVLKHLLGFDSVRNYDGSWTEWGNAVRVPIAKGEAPGEAPAAR
- the zapE gene encoding cell division protein ZapE, with the translated sequence MAQVEHLAERTPQVSTDDLLKGFFPSPRFGSVSFDSYRPDPSQPSQAHAVSSMRNFAAAVDIPEPTGLRRLFGAKKPDSKAGFYLDGGFGVGKTHLLASLWHSVEGPKAFGTFVEYTNLVGALSFRKTVDALSTYKLVCIDEFELDDPGDTVLMSRLMRELADAGVKLAATSNTLPGSLGEGRFAAVDFQREIQVLADQFDVVRIDGEDYRHRGLPQSPDPVAEDELESRVTAEFSGKVVAEDDFTALINHLSTVHPSRYRQLISGIDAVAWHNVGTITEQSVALRFVVLADRLYDKDVPILASGVPFDQLFTEEMMNGGYMKKYFRAVSRLTALAREGQTGEAA